In Acidovorax sp. GBBC 1281, a single window of DNA contains:
- a CDS encoding Lrp/AsnC family transcriptional regulator, which translates to MTADHALDKLDRAILRCLQVNGRETYDEIGERVGLSPSAVLRRAKRLEDSGVIDRYVALVRPESVGLGLTAYLNVRLEKHTESHKRNPMDLFRASVQTWPEVVECAALTGEMDYLLRVVVADMAHYSRFIMDTLLKHPSVQDCKTSFVLDRVKATTAVPV; encoded by the coding sequence ATGACCGCTGACCACGCACTCGACAAGCTCGACCGCGCCATCTTGCGCTGTTTACAGGTAAACGGACGCGAGACCTACGACGAAATCGGGGAGCGGGTGGGGCTGTCGCCCAGCGCCGTGCTGCGCCGCGCCAAGCGCCTGGAGGACAGTGGTGTGATCGACCGCTACGTGGCGCTGGTCCGGCCCGAGTCGGTGGGCCTGGGCCTCACGGCCTACCTGAACGTGCGCCTCGAAAAGCACACCGAGAGCCACAAGCGCAACCCCATGGACCTGTTCCGCGCCAGCGTGCAGACTTGGCCCGAGGTGGTGGAGTGCGCCGCGCTCACGGGCGAGATGGACTACCTGCTGCGCGTCGTGGTGGCCGACATGGCGCACTACAGCCGCTTCATCATGGACACGCTGCTCAAGCACCCCAGCGTGCAGGATTGCAAGACGAGCTTCGTGCTGGACCGCGTGAAGGCCACCACCGCCGTGCCGGTGTAG
- the lnt gene encoding apolipoprotein N-acyltransferase codes for MGAAGARSGPLGPVALAGGLALLAGLAQAASIAWPFGGEPVWWMQLLSLGGFARLLLASRSARQAAVLGWLFATAWLTGTFWWLFISMHTYGGLAAPLAALAVVGLAAFLGSYYAVAAGCFKALGQSNRWHAAIVFGAFWLLAELARGQWWTGFPWGAGGYAHVEGPLAVLARSVGMYGIGCVAAVLAMLVAQGRRSDLRSLKAWALVGLAVLAWAGLAVQRHCAVELCHTPMQRPAPLSLALLQGNIPQDEKFQAGSGVPTALRWYAEQLRSAQAALVVAPETAIPLLPQQLVPGYLDSVTARYTQAPAAGQGAGRQAALLGIPLGDMALGYTNSVMGFAPGQAAPYQYDKHHLVPFGEFIPPFFRWFTEMMNIPLGDFNRGAVGQAPFLWAGERIAPNICYEDLFGEELGARFTDPAQAPTIFVNLSNIGWFGDSVAIDQHLAISRMRALEFERPMVRATNTGATAIIDHRGVVTQRLPSHVRGVLTGEVQGRSGAVTPYAYWVSRWGLWPLWALGALVAGLAWVRRRRARRAATA; via the coding sequence ATGGGCGCCGCTGGCGCGCGCAGCGGCCCGCTCGGGCCGGTGGCGCTGGCAGGGGGGCTCGCGCTGCTGGCGGGCCTGGCGCAGGCCGCCTCGATCGCCTGGCCCTTCGGCGGCGAGCCGGTGTGGTGGATGCAACTCCTGTCCCTGGGCGGCTTCGCGCGGCTGCTGCTGGCCAGCCGCAGCGCGCGGCAGGCCGCGGTGCTGGGGTGGCTCTTTGCCACCGCCTGGCTGACGGGCACCTTCTGGTGGCTCTTCATTTCCATGCACACCTACGGCGGGCTGGCCGCGCCGCTGGCCGCGCTCGCGGTGGTGGGGCTGGCGGCGTTTCTGGGCAGCTACTACGCGGTGGCTGCAGGGTGTTTCAAGGCCCTGGGGCAATCAAATCGCTGGCATGCTGCTATTGTTTTCGGAGCGTTCTGGCTGCTGGCCGAGTTGGCGCGCGGCCAGTGGTGGACGGGCTTTCCATGGGGCGCCGGTGGCTACGCGCACGTCGAAGGCCCGCTGGCCGTGCTGGCGCGGTCGGTCGGGATGTACGGCATCGGCTGCGTCGCGGCCGTGCTGGCCATGCTGGTGGCCCAGGGGCGGCGCAGCGACCTGCGCAGCCTGAAGGCGTGGGCCCTGGTGGGGCTGGCCGTGCTGGCCTGGGCCGGGCTGGCAGTGCAGCGCCACTGCGCCGTCGAGCTGTGCCACACGCCGATGCAGCGCCCCGCACCGCTGTCGCTGGCGCTGCTGCAGGGCAACATTCCCCAGGACGAGAAATTCCAGGCCGGCAGTGGCGTGCCGACCGCCCTGCGCTGGTATGCCGAGCAGCTGCGCAGCGCCCAGGCCGCGCTGGTGGTGGCGCCCGAGACGGCCATCCCGCTATTGCCGCAGCAACTGGTGCCGGGCTACCTGGATTCGGTCACCGCGCGCTACACCCAGGCCCCCGCGGCGGGGCAGGGCGCCGGCCGGCAGGCGGCGCTGCTGGGCATTCCGCTGGGCGACATGGCGCTGGGCTACACCAATTCGGTGATGGGCTTCGCGCCCGGCCAGGCCGCGCCGTACCAGTACGACAAGCACCACCTCGTGCCCTTCGGCGAATTCATTCCGCCGTTCTTCCGGTGGTTCACCGAGATGATGAACATCCCGCTGGGCGACTTCAACCGGGGGGCCGTGGGGCAGGCGCCGTTCCTCTGGGCGGGCGAGCGCATCGCGCCCAACATCTGCTATGAGGATCTGTTCGGCGAAGAACTGGGCGCGCGCTTTACCGACCCCGCCCAGGCGCCGACGATCTTCGTGAACCTGAGCAACATCGGCTGGTTCGGCGATTCGGTGGCCATCGACCAGCATCTGGCCATCAGCCGCATGCGCGCGCTGGAGTTCGAGCGCCCCATGGTGCGGGCCACCAACACCGGGGCCACCGCCATCATCGACCACCGGGGCGTGGTCACGCAGCGCCTGCCGTCGCACGTGCGCGGCGTGCTGACCGGCGAGGTGCAGGGGCGCAGCGGGGCGGTCACGCCCTACGCGTATTGGGTCTCGCGCTGGGGCCTGTGGCCGCTGTGGGCGCTGGGCGCGCTGGTGGCAGGCCTGGCTTGGGTGCGCCGGCGCCGCGCCCGCAGGGCCGCCACCGCCTGA
- a CDS encoding GNAT family N-acetyltransferase: MIPTQDWLRASPDAGGTVLRSEAPRPPHRRGSSPVMVPIRSLGPGHRERIAAHLLRLEPADRYLRFGYAASDEQVQRYVDQLDFVRDEIFGIYNRRLELIAVAHLAYADAPEHQSCAEFGVSVLGQARGRGFGARLFDRAVMHARNQGVSMVFIHALSENTAMLKIARNAGATVRRDGSESEAYLQLPRAGLDTRMAQMVVHQFAEMDYRFKKQARQFWRLLAGLQEVRRGVRDGRHQSAE; encoded by the coding sequence ATGATCCCCACCCAAGACTGGCTTCGCGCGTCCCCCGATGCAGGCGGCACTGTGCTGCGCAGCGAAGCGCCCCGCCCGCCGCACCGGCGGGGCAGCTCGCCGGTCATGGTGCCGATCCGCTCGCTCGGCCCCGGGCACCGCGAGCGCATCGCCGCCCACCTGCTGCGGCTGGAGCCTGCGGACCGCTACCTGCGCTTCGGTTACGCCGCCAGCGACGAACAGGTGCAGCGCTATGTGGATCAGCTGGATTTCGTGCGCGACGAGATCTTCGGCATCTACAACCGGCGGCTGGAACTCATCGCCGTTGCCCATCTCGCCTACGCCGATGCGCCGGAGCACCAAAGCTGCGCCGAGTTCGGCGTGTCCGTGCTGGGCCAGGCGCGGGGGCGCGGCTTCGGCGCGCGGCTGTTCGATCGCGCCGTGATGCACGCGCGCAACCAGGGCGTGAGCATGGTGTTCATCCATGCCCTGAGCGAGAACACCGCCATGCTGAAAATCGCGCGCAATGCCGGCGCCACCGTGCGCCGCGACGGGTCGGAGTCCGAGGCCTACCTGCAGCTGCCGCGCGCCGGCCTGGACACCCGCATGGCGCAGATGGTGGTGCACCAGTTCGCCGAGATGGACTACCGCTTCAAGAAGCAGGCCCGCCAGTTCTGGCGGCTCCTGGCCGGGCTGCAGGAAGTGCGGCGCGGCGTGCGCGACGGGCGCCACCAGTCGGCCGAATGA
- the fabB gene encoding beta-ketoacyl-ACP synthase I: MTMKKRVVITGAGIVSCIGNDQQAVTTSLREGKSGIRAMPEFAELGLRSQVAGAPQIDLDALIDRKQRRFMGDAAAYAYLSLKDAIAQSGLSPAQVSHPRTGLIMGSGGGSPANQIEAADTLRSKGIRRVGPYQVTRCMGSTVSANLSTAFAIKGINFSITSACSTSAHCVGMAAQQIAFGLQDVMFAGGGEELSWGLATLFDGMGAMSAKFNATPETASRPYDVDRDGFVIAGGGGALVLESLEHAQARGATILAEIVGFGLSSDGEDMVAPSGDGAIACMRQAIAEAGGGTIDYVNTHGTSTPVGDLPELRALREVFGDAVPPFSSTKSLTGHSQGATGVQEAIYCLYMLEGGFIAGSAHIENLDPAAEGMPIVRTSRDASLTTVLSNSFGFGGTNASLVLRRWQD; encoded by the coding sequence ATGACCATGAAGAAGCGCGTCGTCATCACGGGTGCGGGCATCGTCTCGTGCATCGGCAACGACCAGCAGGCAGTGACCACGTCGCTGCGCGAAGGCAAATCCGGCATCCGCGCCATGCCCGAGTTCGCCGAACTCGGCCTGCGCAGCCAGGTGGCGGGCGCGCCGCAGATCGATCTGGACGCGCTCATCGACCGCAAGCAGCGCCGCTTCATGGGCGATGCCGCGGCGTACGCCTACCTGTCGCTGAAGGACGCCATCGCCCAGTCCGGCCTGTCGCCCGCCCAGGTGTCCCACCCCCGCACCGGCCTCATCATGGGCTCGGGCGGCGGCTCGCCGGCCAACCAGATCGAGGCGGCGGACACGCTGCGCTCCAAGGGCATCCGCCGCGTGGGGCCCTACCAGGTCACGCGCTGCATGGGCTCCACCGTGTCGGCCAACCTGTCCACGGCGTTCGCCATCAAGGGCATCAATTTCTCGATCACCTCGGCCTGCAGCACCTCCGCGCACTGCGTGGGCATGGCGGCGCAGCAGATCGCCTTCGGCCTGCAGGACGTGATGTTCGCCGGCGGCGGCGAAGAGCTCTCCTGGGGCCTGGCCACGCTGTTCGACGGCATGGGCGCCATGTCGGCCAAATTCAACGCCACGCCAGAGACGGCCTCGCGCCCCTACGACGTGGACCGCGACGGCTTCGTGATCGCCGGCGGCGGCGGTGCGCTGGTGCTGGAGAGCCTGGAGCACGCCCAGGCCCGCGGCGCCACCATCCTGGCCGAGATCGTCGGCTTCGGCCTGTCGTCGGACGGTGAAGACATGGTCGCGCCCTCGGGCGACGGCGCCATCGCCTGCATGCGCCAGGCCATCGCCGAAGCGGGCGGCGGCACGATCGACTATGTGAACACGCACGGCACGTCCACCCCCGTGGGCGACCTGCCCGAACTGCGCGCGCTGCGCGAGGTGTTCGGCGACGCGGTGCCACCGTTCTCCTCCACCAAGTCGCTCACCGGCCACTCGCAGGGCGCGACGGGCGTGCAGGAGGCGATCTACTGCCTGTACATGCTGGAGGGCGGCTTCATCGCCGGCTCGGCCCACATCGAGAACCTGGACCCGGCCGCCGAGGGCATGCCCATCGTGCGCACCTCGCGCGATGCATCGCTGACGACCGTGCTGTCCAACAGCTTCGGCTTCGGCGGCACCAACGCCAGCCTGGTGCTGCGCCGCTGGCAAGATTGA
- a CDS encoding HlyC/CorC family transporter: MSDPHSARPSEREDKRTFLQRLVEFIHPGPDSTDELIATLAEAEDNQIINADARVMLERVLRMAEMRASDVMVAAPRMDLIDIEAPFDALLHQVIDTAHSRFPVYQGERENIIGILMAKDLLKLQRAPELNIRALLRPAAFVPESKGLNDLLREFRVNRIHMAVVIDEFGRVAGLVTIEDVLEQIVGEIEDEFDIPEDEGDIFGLADRTYRVSGDTPVERVAEAFGAVLAGSDRTEPFDTIGGLIAHEMGRAPKRGETLDLGGLRFVVLHTKGGAVRWFKVSPVPAEDDRAAH, from the coding sequence GTGTCCGACCCCCATTCCGCGCGCCCGTCCGAACGAGAGGACAAGCGCACGTTCCTGCAGCGGCTCGTCGAGTTCATCCACCCCGGCCCGGATTCGACCGACGAGCTGATCGCCACCCTGGCGGAAGCCGAAGACAACCAGATCATCAACGCCGATGCTCGCGTGATGCTCGAGCGCGTGCTGCGCATGGCCGAGATGCGGGCCAGCGACGTGATGGTGGCCGCCCCGCGCATGGACCTGATCGACATCGAGGCGCCGTTCGATGCCCTGCTGCACCAGGTGATCGACACCGCGCACTCGCGGTTTCCCGTCTATCAGGGCGAGCGCGAGAACATCATCGGCATCCTGATGGCCAAGGACCTGCTCAAGCTGCAGCGCGCGCCGGAGCTGAACATCCGCGCGCTGTTGCGCCCTGCGGCCTTCGTGCCGGAGAGCAAGGGCCTGAACGACCTGCTGCGCGAGTTCCGCGTGAACCGCATCCACATGGCGGTGGTGATCGACGAGTTCGGCCGCGTGGCCGGATTGGTCACCATCGAGGACGTGCTGGAGCAGATCGTGGGCGAGATCGAGGACGAGTTCGACATCCCCGAGGACGAGGGCGACATCTTCGGCCTGGCCGACCGCACCTACCGCGTGAGCGGCGACACCCCGGTCGAGCGGGTGGCCGAGGCGTTCGGCGCGGTGCTCGCGGGCTCCGACCGGACCGAGCCCTTCGACACCATCGGCGGCCTGATCGCGCACGAGATGGGCCGTGCGCCCAAGCGCGGTGAGACGCTCGACCTGGGCGGCCTGCGGTTCGTCGTGCTGCACACCAAGGGCGGCGCGGTGCGCTGGTTCAAGGTGTCGCCGGTTCCCGCCGAAGACGACCGGGCTGCGCACTGA
- a CDS encoding LysR family transcriptional regulator produces MNLRQLEVFQAVMQTGNMSAAARLINITPSAVSKTIAHAELQLGYALFSRARGALLPTPEAQALFTASSQIHSQLDALRRTAHNLRQPEGGLVRLAAIPSVTHEFLPAVLERHAQQSPRVRVEVRTLHQDQMAQALLTRSVDFALGFYDHPHPQLESSILVSGPLFIAVARDIWLRAVRLNRSDPITFLANTPMIQLLGDEPMRQPMAELAQSLGVHTELGIQMQTSQLALALVKRGMGWTVVDFLTARNLDPAAITAVPLRDLPPMALHAYHAANRPPDRHAARMLALLSDVLIQTMARAPSEAAAL; encoded by the coding sequence ATGAATCTCCGCCAACTCGAAGTCTTCCAGGCCGTCATGCAGACCGGCAACATGAGCGCGGCTGCCCGGCTGATCAACATCACGCCGTCGGCGGTGAGCAAGACCATCGCGCACGCGGAACTGCAACTGGGCTACGCGCTGTTCAGCCGGGCCCGCGGGGCCCTGCTGCCCACGCCGGAGGCGCAGGCGCTGTTCACCGCCTCCAGCCAGATCCACAGCCAGCTCGACGCGCTGCGCCGCACCGCACACAACCTGCGCCAGCCCGAGGGCGGCCTGGTGCGGCTGGCGGCGATTCCGTCCGTCACGCATGAATTCCTGCCCGCGGTGCTGGAGCGCCATGCCCAGCAGTCGCCCCGGGTGCGCGTGGAAGTGCGCACCCTGCACCAGGACCAGATGGCGCAGGCGCTGCTCACCCGCTCGGTGGATTTCGCGCTGGGCTTCTACGATCATCCGCACCCGCAGCTGGAGAGCAGCATCCTGGTGAGCGGGCCGCTGTTCATCGCCGTGGCGCGGGACATCTGGCTGCGCGCGGTGCGGCTGAACCGGTCCGACCCGATCACGTTCCTGGCCAACACGCCCATGATCCAGCTGCTGGGCGACGAGCCCATGCGCCAACCCATGGCCGAACTGGCGCAGAGCCTGGGCGTGCACACCGAGCTGGGCATCCAGATGCAGACCTCGCAGCTGGCCCTGGCGCTGGTCAAGCGCGGCATGGGGTGGACGGTGGTCGATTTCCTGACCGCGCGCAACCTCGACCCGGCCGCCATCACCGCGGTGCCGCTGCGCGACCTGCCCCCCATGGCGCTGCATGCCTACCACGCCGCCAACCGCCCGCCGGACCGCCATGCCGCCCGCATGCTGGCCCTGCTGTCGGACGTGCTCATACAAACGATGGCGCGCGCGCCTTCCGAAGCGGCCGCGCTCTGA
- a CDS encoding lipase family alpha/beta hydrolase, producing MFVAFSRLLRGFAFVLAAFALQGLQGASAQSGYAQTRYPIVLVHGLFGFDSALGVDYFYRIPQALQRDGARVFVAQVSAANSTEVRGEQLLAQVKNIRALTGAEKVHLIGHSHGGPTARYVAGVAPQWVASVTSVGGVNRGSRVADVVRGVAPKGSVSEAVASQAASALVALINLSSGGSGLPQMPTAALDSLTTEGSARFNQRFGAGVPTSGCGDGADLVNGVRYYSWTGVRTVTNVLDASDALLATTGLVFNEANDGLVSACSARLGKHLGDYRQNHLDEINQLLGLRDWLSVDPVTLYLDQANRLKKAGL from the coding sequence ATGTTCGTTGCATTCAGCCGTCTGCTGCGCGGTTTCGCTTTTGTCCTGGCCGCGTTCGCATTGCAGGGCTTGCAGGGCGCCAGCGCCCAGTCCGGCTACGCGCAGACCCGCTACCCCATCGTTTTGGTACATGGCCTGTTCGGATTCGATTCCGCGCTGGGCGTGGATTACTTCTACCGCATTCCGCAAGCGCTGCAGCGCGATGGCGCCCGCGTGTTCGTGGCGCAGGTCTCGGCGGCCAACAGCACCGAGGTGCGGGGCGAGCAGTTGCTGGCCCAGGTGAAGAACATCCGGGCGCTCACGGGCGCCGAGAAGGTCCATCTGATCGGCCATTCGCATGGCGGCCCGACGGCGCGGTACGTCGCCGGGGTGGCGCCGCAGTGGGTGGCGTCGGTCACCTCCGTGGGCGGCGTCAACCGCGGCTCGCGCGTGGCCGACGTAGTGCGCGGGGTCGCGCCCAAGGGCAGCGTGAGCGAGGCGGTGGCCAGCCAGGCGGCTTCGGCGCTGGTGGCGCTCATCAACCTTTCTTCGGGCGGCAGCGGCCTGCCGCAGATGCCGACCGCGGCGCTGGATTCGCTCACCACCGAAGGTTCGGCGCGCTTCAACCAGCGCTTCGGCGCGGGCGTGCCCACCAGCGGCTGCGGCGACGGGGCCGACCTGGTCAACGGCGTGCGCTACTACTCGTGGACCGGCGTGCGCACGGTCACCAACGTGCTCGATGCCAGCGACGCCCTGCTCGCCACGACCGGGCTGGTGTTCAACGAGGCCAACGACGGCCTGGTGTCGGCCTGCTCGGCGCGCCTGGGCAAACACCTGGGCGACTACCGCCAGAACCATCTGGACGAGATCAACCAACTGCTCGGCCTGCGGGACTGGCTGTCGGTGGACCCGGTCACGCTGTACCTGGACCAGGCCAACCGCCTCAAGAAAGCGGGCCTGTGA
- the fabA gene encoding 3-hydroxyacyl-[acyl-carrier-protein] dehydratase FabA translates to MADSFSYEQLIASGEGKLFTPDSGRLPLPPMLMFDRITHIDSDGGAHGLGKIRAELDVRPDLWFFDCHFQGDPVMPGCLGLDAMWQLIGFYLTWLQLPGRGRALGAGEVKFTGEVGPNVKLVTYEIDIKRVIKRKLVMAIGDARLLADGQEIYVANDLRVGLFKREDGKDGAPAAGATA, encoded by the coding sequence ATGGCTGATTCCTTTTCCTATGAACAACTGATCGCCTCCGGCGAGGGCAAGCTGTTCACCCCTGACAGCGGACGACTGCCGCTGCCGCCCATGCTGATGTTTGACCGCATCACGCACATCGACAGCGATGGTGGGGCGCATGGGCTGGGGAAAATCCGGGCCGAACTCGATGTGCGCCCCGACCTCTGGTTTTTCGACTGCCACTTCCAGGGCGATCCGGTCATGCCGGGCTGCCTGGGGCTGGATGCCATGTGGCAGCTCATCGGTTTCTACCTCACCTGGCTGCAGCTGCCGGGCCGGGGCCGCGCCCTGGGCGCGGGTGAAGTCAAGTTCACCGGCGAAGTCGGCCCCAACGTGAAGCTCGTCACCTACGAAATCGACATCAAGCGCGTGATCAAGCGCAAGCTGGTCATGGCCATCGGCGATGCCCGCCTGCTGGCCGACGGCCAGGAGATCTACGTGGCCAACGACCTGCGCGTGGGCCTTTTCAAGCGTGAAGACGGGAAGGACGGAGCACCCGCAGCGGGAGCCACGGCATGA
- a CDS encoding lipase secretion chaperone — MAAGTRAHRPATPAVWDAPAPPVAAASDDPLLGPGLRDTLEALLHAAGEAPEPGLLKARLEGLIGQFFPPQVATRALALAHRYVDYRVALGRLQAPADLRDPQALRQALAARQKVRMAAFEPDEYQALFAADAQMDEYLLSRLETERDPSLTADQKSAALQQAESALGPALQAQRNEAVAHVGLARQTADFDAQGMDATARFSARSAQYGAEAAQRLAQVDTQDRQWQGRLDQYQAAMGSGSSSARLAQLRSELFTPQEQLRLEGALALRALPAQVR, encoded by the coding sequence ATGGCTGCGGGCACCCGCGCCCACCGCCCGGCCACGCCGGCGGTGTGGGACGCGCCCGCACCGCCCGTGGCCGCCGCCAGTGACGACCCGCTGCTGGGACCCGGCCTGCGCGACACGCTGGAAGCCCTGCTGCACGCGGCGGGCGAAGCGCCGGAGCCCGGCCTTCTGAAAGCGCGGCTGGAGGGCCTGATCGGCCAGTTCTTCCCGCCGCAGGTCGCCACCAGGGCCCTGGCGCTGGCCCACCGCTACGTGGACTACCGCGTGGCGCTGGGGCGGCTGCAGGCGCCCGCCGATCTGCGCGATCCCCAGGCCCTGCGCCAGGCCCTGGCCGCGCGCCAGAAGGTGCGCATGGCCGCCTTCGAACCGGACGAGTACCAGGCCCTGTTCGCCGCAGATGCGCAGATGGACGAGTACCTGCTGTCCCGGCTGGAGACGGAGCGCGACCCGTCGCTCACGGCCGACCAGAAAAGCGCGGCCCTGCAGCAGGCCGAAAGCGCCCTCGGCCCCGCGTTGCAGGCACAGCGCAATGAAGCGGTGGCGCACGTGGGCCTGGCCCGGCAGACCGCGGACTTCGACGCCCAGGGCATGGACGCCACGGCCCGCTTCAGCGCGCGCAGCGCGCAATACGGCGCCGAAGCCGCGCAGCGACTGGCCCAGGTGGACACGCAGGACCGGCAATGGCAGGGCCGGCTCGACCAGTACCAGGCGGCGATGGGCTCGGGGTCTTCTTCGGCCCGGCTGGCGCAACTGCGGTCGGAGCTGTTCACGCCGCAGGAGCAGCTCCGCCTGGAGGGCGCCCTGGCGCTGCGGGCGCTGCCCGCACAGGTCCGCTGA
- a CDS encoding asparaginase: MLSPLKLKRLLAGAAFAAWAVVAAAQPAAKPNVVVLATGGTIAGAGASATNSASYAAAKVPVDKLIAGLPELANVANVKGEQVFQIASESFTNEQLLKLGKRVSALAKQADVDGIVITHGTDTLEETAYFLNLVVRTDKPIVVVGSMRPGTSLSADGALNLLSAVSVAASKDSSGKGVLVTMSDEIQSGRDVVKGVNIKTQAFRSQWGPLGMVVEGNNYWFRAPVKRHTAQSEFNIDEIETLAPVEIVYGYGNVPRSTVDAVGRSGVKALIHAGTGNGSVADRVVPALQELRGQGVQIIRSSRIADGFVLRNAEQPDDKYDWVVAHDLNPQKARILAAVALTKPQTSKDLQRIFWQY, translated from the coding sequence ATGCTTTCCCCTCTGAAACTGAAGCGCCTGCTGGCCGGCGCCGCCTTCGCAGCCTGGGCCGTCGTGGCCGCGGCGCAGCCCGCCGCCAAGCCCAACGTCGTGGTCCTGGCCACGGGCGGCACCATTGCCGGCGCGGGCGCCTCGGCGACCAACAGCGCGTCCTACGCCGCGGCCAAGGTGCCGGTGGACAAGCTCATCGCGGGCCTGCCCGAGCTGGCGAACGTGGCCAACGTCAAGGGCGAGCAGGTCTTCCAGATCGCTTCGGAGAGCTTCACCAACGAGCAGTTGCTCAAGCTGGGCAAGCGCGTGTCGGCCCTGGCCAAGCAGGCCGACGTGGACGGCATCGTCATCACCCACGGCACCGACACGCTGGAGGAAACGGCGTACTTCCTGAACCTGGTGGTGCGCACCGACAAGCCCATCGTCGTCGTGGGCTCCATGCGCCCCGGCACCTCGCTGTCGGCCGACGGCGCGCTGAACCTGCTGAGCGCCGTCTCGGTGGCGGCCAGCAAGGATTCCTCGGGCAAGGGCGTCCTCGTGACCATGAGCGACGAGATCCAGAGCGGCCGTGACGTGGTCAAGGGCGTCAACATCAAGACGCAGGCGTTCCGCAGCCAGTGGGGCCCGCTGGGCATGGTGGTGGAGGGCAACAACTACTGGTTCCGCGCGCCGGTCAAGCGCCACACCGCGCAATCGGAGTTCAACATCGACGAGATCGAGACGCTCGCCCCCGTGGAGATCGTCTACGGCTACGGCAACGTGCCGCGCTCCACGGTGGACGCCGTGGGCCGCTCGGGCGTCAAGGCGCTGATCCATGCCGGCACCGGCAACGGCTCGGTGGCCGACCGGGTGGTGCCTGCGCTGCAGGAACTGCGCGGCCAGGGCGTGCAGATCATCCGTTCCTCGCGCATTGCCGACGGCTTCGTGCTGCGCAACGCCGAGCAGCCCGACGACAAGTACGACTGGGTGGTCGCTCACGACCTGAACCCCCAGAAGGCCCGCATCCTGGCCGCCGTGGCGCTGACCAAGCCCCAGACCAGCAAGGACCTGCAGCGCATCTTCTGGCAGTACTGA